A genomic window from Deinococcus detaillensis includes:
- a CDS encoding class Ib ribonucleoside-diphosphate reductase assembly flavoprotein NrdI — protein sequence MPRLCTGAFSLAAGLDGLLMQLVYDSLTGNVRRFAEDVSRQLGGMPLFAVSKAQDLPDDDYLLLTYTFGTGGVPASTQAFLQQRAAGLRGVVSSGSFHWGQNFARAADVIAGQYGVPVVAKVNKAGSAADRMRVLAWINEQEERAGNSKDVEDVN from the coding sequence GTGCCGAGGCTATGCACAGGCGCTTTCTCCCTTGCCGCTGGCTTGGACGGCCTGCTGATGCAGCTCGTCTACGATTCGCTGACCGGCAATGTCCGCCGCTTCGCTGAAGATGTGTCGCGGCAGCTCGGCGGAATGCCGCTGTTCGCCGTCAGCAAAGCCCAAGACTTGCCTGACGACGATTATTTGCTGCTGACCTACACCTTCGGCACCGGAGGTGTGCCGGCCAGCACCCAGGCGTTTTTGCAACAGCGGGCAGCGGGGCTACGCGGCGTGGTTTCGAGCGGTTCGTTTCACTGGGGCCAGAACTTCGCCCGCGCCGCCGACGTGATCGCTGGGCAGTACGGTGTGCCGGTGGTCGCCAAAGTCAATAAAGCGGGCAGCGCCGCCGACCGGATGCGGGTGCTGGCGTGGATCAATGAGCAGGAAGAACGAGCCGGAAATAGCAAAGACGTGGAGGATGTGAACTGA
- the nrdE gene encoding class 1b ribonucleoside-diphosphate reductase subunit alpha, translating to MERWIELNNKVIAGNVVQPQHDSEALQVYFQEKVNPNTVFFHDLKEKIRYLTDHGLWDATLFERYSAEEVRSVFERAYSYKFRFKSFMGASKFYNEYATMTPDRSRWLERYEDRMAITALARSESADEALELVHHLVNQTFTPATPTLMNSGKANTGRLVSCFLLQDCTDNLDSITKTLSFVAELSKGGGGIGVEVSNLRARGESLRGIQNVTKGVLGVAKMLDNMLRYADQAGQRPGAGAIYLNVMHADFLDVLSAKKIASDEDSRLKTLSVGATIPDIFMEKARLGEDIFQFYPHSLWQETGKEFSDIDWTRDYQALADNANIRKKRVSARRVLEDIAVTQGESGYPYLLFEGNANRANPIANVGSIKMSNLCSEILQPTLPSYFHAYGQEAKDRIGLDVSCNLSSLVIEQTMNSGDIGRVVSAAIGLLDNVARSTSVTEVPAVKRANDEMRSIGLGAMGLHSFLAGKELVYGSAEALEFVDVFFAAVHYHARKASMQIARDTGFVFKGFEGSRYQSGKHFAQYLEREFVPHTAEVTALFESHALPSRNDWQQLVSDIKQHGLAHSFVMAVAPTGSISYVSHASASIMPITERVETRTSNKARTIYPMPHLSPDTEWYYEEAYDMDQRRVLDTVAAAQKHVDQGISCTLFVPSTTSTRALQAYYLYAYRLGIKTLYYTRMRKTNLEECLSCVV from the coding sequence ATGGAACGCTGGATTGAACTCAACAACAAAGTGATCGCCGGAAATGTGGTGCAGCCTCAACATGACAGCGAAGCGCTGCAAGTCTACTTTCAGGAGAAAGTCAACCCCAATACAGTCTTTTTTCATGATTTGAAAGAAAAAATCCGGTATTTGACCGATCATGGCCTCTGGGACGCAACGCTTTTTGAGCGCTACAGTGCCGAAGAAGTGCGCTCAGTCTTTGAACGCGCTTACAGCTATAAATTCCGTTTCAAGAGCTTTATGGGGGCCAGCAAGTTTTACAACGAGTACGCCACCATGACGCCGGACCGGAGCCGCTGGCTGGAGCGTTACGAAGACCGGATGGCCATCACGGCGCTGGCCCGTTCGGAGAGCGCGGATGAAGCGCTGGAACTCGTCCACCATTTGGTCAACCAAACGTTTACGCCCGCCACGCCCACGCTGATGAATTCCGGCAAAGCCAACACTGGGCGCTTGGTGAGCTGCTTTTTGCTGCAAGACTGCACCGACAACTTGGATTCAATTACCAAAACGCTGTCGTTCGTAGCCGAACTCAGCAAGGGCGGCGGCGGCATCGGGGTGGAGGTCAGCAACTTGCGGGCACGCGGCGAGAGCTTGCGCGGCATTCAAAATGTCACCAAAGGCGTGCTGGGCGTCGCCAAGATGCTCGACAACATGCTGCGCTACGCCGATCAAGCTGGGCAGCGGCCCGGAGCTGGGGCAATCTATCTCAACGTCATGCACGCCGACTTTCTGGACGTGCTGAGCGCCAAGAAAATCGCTTCCGACGAGGATTCCCGCCTCAAAACCCTCAGCGTCGGCGCGACCATTCCCGATATTTTCATGGAAAAAGCGCGGCTGGGCGAGGACATTTTTCAGTTTTACCCGCATTCGCTCTGGCAAGAAACCGGAAAAGAGTTCAGCGACATCGACTGGACACGCGACTACCAAGCGCTGGCCGACAACGCCAATATCCGCAAGAAGCGCGTCTCGGCCCGCCGGGTGCTGGAAGACATCGCCGTGACGCAGGGCGAGAGCGGCTATCCGTATTTGCTGTTCGAAGGCAATGCCAACCGCGCCAACCCGATTGCCAACGTCGGCAGCATCAAAATGAGCAACCTCTGCTCCGAGATTTTGCAGCCCACCTTGCCCAGCTACTTTCACGCCTACGGCCAGGAAGCCAAAGACCGCATTGGGCTGGACGTGTCGTGCAACCTGTCATCACTGGTGATCGAGCAGACCATGAACAGCGGCGACATCGGGCGGGTGGTATCGGCGGCCATTGGCCTGCTCGACAACGTGGCCCGCTCGACCAGCGTCACTGAAGTTCCCGCCGTCAAGCGGGCCAACGACGAGATGCGCTCGATTGGTTTGGGCGCAATGGGCCTGCACTCGTTTCTGGCGGGCAAGGAACTCGTCTACGGCAGCGCCGAGGCACTAGAGTTCGTGGACGTGTTTTTTGCGGCGGTGCATTACCACGCCCGCAAAGCCAGCATGCAGATCGCCCGTGACACCGGCTTCGTCTTCAAAGGGTTTGAAGGCAGCCGCTATCAGTCCGGCAAGCATTTTGCCCAGTATCTAGAGCGCGAATTTGTGCCGCACACTGCCGAAGTCACCGCTCTGTTTGAAAGCCACGCGCTGCCCAGCCGCAATGACTGGCAGCAGCTCGTCAGCGATATCAAGCAGCACGGTCTGGCGCACTCGTTCGTGATGGCGGTTGCGCCCACCGGCAGCATCAGCTATGTCTCGCACGCCAGCGCCAGCATCATGCCGATCACCGAGCGCGTAGAAACCCGCACCAGCAACAAAGCCCGCACCATTTACCCGATGCCGCACCTGTCGCCGGATACCGAGTGGTATTACGAGGAAGCCTACGACATGGATCAGCGCCGGGTATTAGACACGGTGGCTGCCGCCCAAAAGCACGTGGATCAGGGAATCAGTTGCACGTTGTTTGTGCCGAGCACCACCAGCACCCGCGCCCTGCAAGCGTATTACCTGTATGCCTACCGACTGGGCATCAAAACGCTGTATTACACCCGGATGCGCAAAACCAACTTGGAAGAGTGCTTGAGCTGCGTCGTTTAA
- a CDS encoding ribonucleotide-diphosphate reductase subunit beta, which yields MSPFSAANWSEPEDSFSTTFYEKYTSQLWFPEEIPLSNDALVWKALGDEERWTYIHASAGLNALDTLQGEIGMPVLSDLVEGHIRKATLQFQATMENIHARSYSLMNKTFLSTSEEREVFEWIRTQPQLQFKISFIQGVFADPDVSNLGLWKKLAVSCMLETALFYSGFFYPLYMAGQGRMVSAGEIFNLIILDEALHGVYVALLAQEKFNLMNPAEQAYAKAWYNQTLQTLYQNELAYTDVLYAGVNLTGEVKRFIRFNCNVLADNLALERPFPDEEINAVVQNGIEARGTTHDFFSAKGSSYSKVRVETLSDADVEAIWAGGFPDLDNTNQPVRVSHD from the coding sequence ATGTCCCCTTTCTCTGCCGCCAACTGGTCTGAACCTGAAGACAGCTTCTCTACCACCTTTTACGAGAAATACACCTCTCAATTGTGGTTTCCTGAAGAAATCCCGCTCAGCAACGACGCTTTGGTGTGGAAGGCGCTGGGTGATGAAGAACGCTGGACATACATTCACGCTTCGGCGGGCTTGAACGCTTTAGATACCTTGCAAGGTGAAATTGGAATGCCGGTGCTGAGTGACTTGGTCGAAGGCCACATCCGAAAGGCCACGCTCCAGTTTCAAGCCACCATGGAAAATATCCACGCCCGCAGCTACAGCTTGATGAACAAAACCTTTCTGTCGACCAGCGAAGAACGCGAAGTCTTCGAGTGGATCAGAACACAGCCGCAACTTCAATTCAAAATCAGCTTTATTCAGGGCGTCTTCGCTGATCCTGATGTGTCCAATCTGGGTCTCTGGAAAAAACTTGCGGTGTCGTGCATGTTGGAAACGGCTTTGTTCTACAGTGGCTTCTTTTATCCGTTGTATATGGCTGGGCAAGGCCGGATGGTTTCGGCAGGTGAGATTTTCAATTTGATTATCTTGGATGAAGCGCTGCATGGCGTATACGTGGCGCTGCTGGCGCAGGAGAAGTTCAATTTGATGAATCCTGCCGAGCAGGCCTACGCCAAAGCCTGGTACAACCAAACTTTACAGACGCTTTATCAAAATGAACTGGCTTATACCGACGTGCTGTATGCCGGCGTGAACTTGACTGGCGAAGTCAAGCGTTTTATCCGCTTTAACTGCAATGTCTTGGCCGATAACTTGGCTTTGGAGCGCCCCTTTCCCGATGAGGAAATCAACGCGGTAGTGCAAAACGGCATCGAAGCACGCGGCACCACCCACGATTTTTTCAGCGCCAAAGGCAGCAGCTACAGCAAAGTGCGGGTCGAAACGCTGAGCGACGCCGACGTGGAAGCCATCTGGGCCGGCGGATTCCCCGATTTGGACAACACGAATCAGCCTGTGCGGGTGAGCCATGACTGA
- a CDS encoding YbbN family protein, producing MTEAPSKPFVLLTQNDCPNCERLKMMLAKPLKGQFDEQIMTVHRQNDADEFAALTAAHFIQTTPALLHLPSGKVLLQTSGLGEVQRFLRG from the coding sequence ATGACTGAAGCACCGAGCAAACCATTCGTGCTGCTGACCCAAAACGACTGCCCCAATTGTGAGCGCCTCAAGATGATGCTGGCCAAGCCGCTCAAAGGCCAGTTCGACGAGCAGATCATGACGGTTCACCGCCAAAACGACGCAGACGAATTCGCCGCCCTGACCGCCGCGCACTTCATTCAAACCACGCCCGCGCTGCTGCATCTGCCGTCGGGCAAGGTGCTGCTGCAAACCTCGGGGTTGGGCGAAGTTCAGCGGTTCTTGCGGGGTTAG
- a CDS encoding helix-turn-helix transcriptional regulator encodes MYDPSMRVLTVLELLQEREQVTGSELARRLEVSPRTVQRYVARLQDLGIPVEGKRGVGGAYRLKPGFRLPPLMFSGEEALSLALGLKALQHLGLTALTPAAHSAGAKLRRTLPHALRQDMEAIEQAVQLDTAAWTVSTDAALLATLLRAVRHAKAAQFAYRSRLNVDSLRTVDIYRVAQFGGSWYAVGRCHSREALRCFRLDRMSALTVLDASFVPPEDFDVLSHLRATWPDTPESHHIDVWLNLPSSALRGRVSTWGVTLTEENENGGTRLQAQREHLEAFAAMLLGLCCEVRIAAPPQLYATFGKLAERCRALAEVGG; translated from the coding sequence ATGTACGATCCCTCCATGCGGGTACTGACGGTGCTGGAACTGCTGCAAGAACGCGAACAGGTGACGGGCAGCGAACTGGCCCGCCGCCTCGAAGTCAGCCCGCGCACGGTGCAGCGCTACGTGGCGCGGCTGCAAGACTTGGGCATTCCGGTGGAGGGCAAGCGGGGTGTGGGCGGCGCGTACCGCCTCAAGCCCGGCTTCCGGTTGCCGCCCCTGATGTTCAGCGGAGAAGAAGCCCTCAGCCTCGCGCTGGGCCTCAAGGCTCTTCAACACCTCGGCCTCACCGCTCTGACGCCGGCCGCACACAGCGCGGGAGCCAAACTGCGCCGCACCCTGCCGCACGCCCTGCGCCAAGACATGGAGGCCATCGAACAAGCCGTGCAACTCGACACGGCGGCGTGGACCGTCAGCACCGACGCCGCGCTGCTGGCCACGCTGCTGCGGGCCGTGCGCCACGCTAAGGCCGCGCAGTTTGCTTACCGCTCGCGCCTCAATGTGGACTCGCTGCGAACGGTGGACATCTACCGCGTCGCTCAGTTCGGCGGCAGTTGGTACGCGGTGGGGCGCTGCCACAGCCGCGAGGCGCTGCGCTGTTTCCGATTAGACCGGATGTCGGCCCTCACGGTGCTGGACGCTTCGTTTGTGCCGCCCGAGGACTTCGACGTGCTGAGCCACTTGCGGGCCACTTGGCCCGACACCCCCGAAAGTCACCACATCGATGTTTGGCTGAATCTGCCTTCCAGTGCGCTGCGCGGACGAGTCTCGACTTGGGGCGTCACCTTGACTGAGGAAAACGAAAACGGCGGGACAAGACTGCAGGCCCAGCGGGAGCACTTGGAAGCGTTTGCCGCCATGCTGCTGGGCCTGTGCTGTGAAGTGCGAATTGCTGCGCCGCCGCAGCTCTACGCTACGTTTGGCAAATTGGCCGAACGGTGCCGGGCGCTGGCCGAGGTTGGGGGCTGA
- a CDS encoding DinB family protein: MTQTETAPAIVTPEQFLTYWQGQRRLTRRVIEAFPVTQTEDQLFSFSIGGMRPFGVMAWEIYQVSVLTLGGLLSGDWPMPDWREGVSFERAALLKVWDDLTEQINRDFLKVDTAFYAQQHPLPWGEMSGWAATIYAVDNETHHRGEGYVYLRALGIEPPAFYGR, translated from the coding sequence ATGACTCAGACTGAAACTGCGCCCGCGATCGTGACTCCCGAGCAATTTCTGACGTACTGGCAAGGCCAGCGCCGCCTGACCCGCCGCGTGATCGAGGCCTTTCCTGTTACGCAGACCGAAGATCAACTCTTTAGCTTTTCTATCGGCGGCATGCGGCCTTTTGGGGTGATGGCGTGGGAAATTTATCAGGTCAGCGTCCTCACGCTGGGGGGCTTACTCAGCGGCGATTGGCCGATGCCGGATTGGCGCGAAGGCGTTTCCTTTGAACGGGCCGCACTGCTGAAGGTTTGGGACGATTTGACCGAGCAGATCAACCGCGACTTTCTCAAAGTGGACACGGCTTTTTATGCCCAGCAACACCCTTTGCCTTGGGGGGAGATGAGCGGTTGGGCGGCGACCATTTACGCCGTCGACAACGAAACGCACCACCGGGGCGAGGGCTACGTGTATTTGCGGGCGCTGGGCATTGAGCCGCCCGCTTTTTATGGGCGCTGA
- a CDS encoding DUF3224 domain-containing protein gives MTPVAGSAVYVAIEVVQAKLGERPSSFALFHVGLSEGGEQRLTYQVIPDSGTGELTGLSGQLQLDNTEKVHHYTMMYTLPAL, from the coding sequence ATGACGCCCGTCGCGGGTTCTGCAGTTTACGTGGCGATTGAAGTGGTGCAGGCCAAGCTGGGAGAACGTCCGAGCAGCTTCGCCCTTTTCCATGTGGGTCTCAGCGAGGGCGGCGAGCAGCGGCTCACGTATCAGGTCATTCCCGATTCTGGTACAGGTGAACTGACCGGCCTGAGCGGTCAACTGCAACTGGACAACACAGAGAAGGTGCATCACTACACCATGATGTACACGCTACCGGCGCTCTGA
- a CDS encoding cation:proton antiporter, whose amino-acid sequence MLTAFALLLCVTAALAYLNERFLHFPTTVGVALSGALAGIVLVALDALALPGVGHYARFMLKTLNFTDFVLNGILSLLLFAGALSLNAAQMLKQRVTILTLAVFSTLISTVLVGFGSYLVFGALGLAVPLIGALLFGALISPTDPVAVLDLLKRAKVPPRLETLIAGESLFNDGVGVVIFLVLSGLAGNGEHAASVVDALGLFAREALGGVLLGGVLGLVGLYLTRTIENAAVEVLLTLALVIGGYVLALGLDVSGPLAMVIFGLIISAYKDQIFTEETREQVMNFWETIDQVLNILLFAFIGLDVLLTPSTVQQFAAGALLIVVALAARYVSVAVPFGLVRRWGNYGAYTVRLLTWGGLRGGIAISLVLGLPASAYRADLITATYFIVLFTIAVQGLTIMPLVQKAAANSPEE is encoded by the coding sequence ATGCTGACCGCCTTCGCGCTCCTCCTCTGCGTCACCGCCGCGCTGGCGTATCTCAACGAACGCTTCTTGCATTTTCCGACCACCGTGGGCGTGGCCCTCTCCGGCGCACTGGCAGGCATCGTGCTGGTGGCCCTAGACGCGCTGGCTTTGCCCGGCGTCGGCCACTACGCCCGCTTCATGCTCAAAACGCTCAACTTCACCGACTTTGTGCTCAACGGCATTCTGAGCCTGCTGCTGTTTGCCGGAGCGCTGAGCCTCAATGCAGCTCAGATGCTCAAGCAGCGCGTCACGATTCTGACGCTGGCGGTGTTCAGTACCCTGATCAGCACGGTGCTGGTGGGCTTCGGTTCATATTTGGTGTTCGGGGCGCTGGGCCTGGCAGTGCCGCTGATCGGAGCACTCTTGTTCGGAGCGCTGATCTCGCCCACCGATCCTGTGGCTGTACTCGACCTCCTCAAGCGGGCCAAAGTGCCGCCGCGCTTGGAGACCCTGATCGCCGGGGAGAGCCTCTTTAACGACGGCGTGGGCGTGGTGATTTTTCTGGTGCTGAGCGGGCTGGCCGGCAACGGTGAACACGCTGCCAGCGTAGTAGACGCGCTGGGCTTGTTTGCCCGCGAAGCGCTGGGCGGCGTGCTGCTGGGCGGGGTGCTGGGCTTGGTGGGCCTCTACCTGACCCGCACCATTGAGAACGCGGCGGTGGAAGTGCTGCTCACCCTCGCGCTGGTCATCGGCGGATACGTGCTGGCGCTGGGGCTGGATGTCAGCGGGCCGCTAGCAATGGTGATATTCGGGTTGATCATTTCCGCTTACAAAGACCAGATTTTCACTGAAGAAACCCGCGAACAGGTCATGAATTTTTGGGAAACGATCGACCAAGTGCTCAATATTTTGCTGTTCGCCTTCATCGGCTTAGACGTGCTGCTGACGCCCAGCACCGTTCAGCAGTTCGCGGCGGGAGCGCTGCTGATCGTTGTGGCGCTGGCGGCCCGTTACGTCAGCGTGGCCGTGCCGTTCGGCTTGGTGCGGCGCTGGGGCAATTACGGGGCGTACACCGTGCGGCTGCTGACCTGGGGCGGCCTGCGCGGCGGCATCGCCATCAGCTTAGTGCTGGGCTTGCCTGCCAGCGCTTACCGCGCCGACCTGATTACCGCCACCTATTTCATCGTGCTGTTTACCATCGCGGTGCAGGGACTGACCATCATGCCACTGGTGCAAAAAGCGGCGGCCAACAGTCCAGAGGAGTGA